The nucleotide sequence GGACACAAAATATTGATGCGTTTATTAAAGCCattaagaaatataacaaagtTCTTGCTTTCTTCCTTAATATAATTAGTATCCGTTCAAGGGCTAAAGTCAATGCTATCCAGAAATGCTATCATATAAATATGGTATGAAACTGATGAATTGTTTTTGAATGCAATATCTCTAATAGCCAGACAAAAATCCTTTTAACAACTCTTATCGCAGACTAAGAAGATTGCCATTATACCACAGTATTAGTATCTTATTATccttacttacttacttatCCCAATTGATATTCATGTTAACACGCCTAATCTAAAACAAACCATAGCCATTCCGTTGTCAATTTCAAATCCAAAATATGATAATTCAAGGGTATTCCCGATATCGACAGACCTTAGATAGCATTTGCTATTCTTGCTCTATTGTTTGTTCAAAATTCATTGCCTTCTTTTCGCActcaaagtgtgtgtgtgttttcgtCTGTTTACCTATGCCTgttacttgtttttttttttttcatttttcgccCCTCGAtattgtgtttgtttgccatttcgGTGGCATTGTGGCATTGCTGGAGGTGCTGTGCCGGGCCCTGGTGGCCTCGCCCTTGCCTTGTGTCTCCGGCTTGGCTTAATTTGTGTTTACCTTAATTTAGGCAAAAGTGCTGCTCGCCGATGGCCCATTGGCATTGAAGTGGACTTGACTTGGCGTACCGGAGACTGGCAGATCCAATGCGCCAATGTCCGTGCAGTCGGCTTCCGAACGACAGCAATTGCTTGTCTGATTcattgtttaaaaatagcaACAATCCGACAATGTTGCCGCTAATAATTCGCCTTTGGCTGCATCTAATCAGACGCAGTTGGTGCATGTGTTTCCGGTTAAATTACAGTTCTGCTGCgaagctcaaagaagctgggttCGTTTGTTTGCCCACAAATGCAACTAAACTATGAGCAAGTTGCATGAATTATACATTTAGCTGGTAAATTGTTTGGCTTTAAGTTTTAAGAAAGCAATTATGAatttatatacaataaatattatgaATTTTTCCACTCGATTCCAAGTGTGctatttattgaatttgaatACCCACAGAGGCTACAATTTAACTGTGTTTGTATACAAATTCactttaattgcattaaaattgGCATCAAGCCAATAAAATGTCCATGCTTTCTTCAATTGAAAGTAAAAGTGTATTTATTACATCGTCAGTGAGACGGCTTCGAATATTAGTGAATAAAAACGTTAATGTGATTGCATTATTGAAAGCTTTGACTCTAAAGAGACTTAACTGCGGTTTATGTTGTGGGTGTCATTATTCACATAAATTGTCATATAGTGAAAGACAGAAAGACTAAACCGCATCAAATCCTCATCCCCGATCGCTTACCAGCTTTCTCAGGCAAGCCAACTTTCACTCGCTTCAACATCGTTGCCCAAGAGAATCTAGAATCTATATCTATAAACAATTGCCTGCCGGCGGGGCGTAGTTAAGGTGAGGTGATTCAGGGTTAGCCGTCGCTCTTAATGACTTTCCCAATGACTGACAAACCGCAAGGCAGTGAACCACAAaagttattgttgttaatatAGTTAAGCAATCGTTGCATATGCGAGGGCAGGTTTCATTGTTGAgatgaaaacatttttgatgGTATTTTTGAAACTAAATATAGGCTTTactttttgaacatttataaTGATCTCGATCTagaataacattttaaaatgtattttcgtATCATAAGAAGCATAAGAAAAACCTAATCTTACTCTTCTTCCATAAggatgtgtttttttttaagtatattgttttaaattttactcGAACTCTAATGTCAGCCCTCGTTGCATTCAATGGCAATATATTCATGGCTTTGTTTAACGCATTGTCCATTTGGATTGGCTTTATCTAACGGCAGCTTCGGATCTGCAGAAAAAATGAGACTTCCACATTATGTGAACCCCTTTATCTGCCTCGTAGGGCAAACATAAGTTTATCTTTGCTGTTCACTTCCTTTTGCGGTCGGCAAAAAACGAGCATAGCGAAAAAGCCTACTAATGATAAAAACATAAGAccatctgtttttttttgcggaaCAGAGTGGATAAATGGTAATCGACTTCAGAGTTCATGGGAATTAATGTAGGGAAAACTGTTGAGTAAGTAGATCTTTAGTAGATCTTAAATGATTCTAAGGGATAACAATTCGTGCTGAAAACACATAGAAAAAGATTAGTCATAGTCCTGTGGCTATGTCTTTATCGGTAAACAAAGTCATCGGTGTTACGCACGTTCATTTGGAAAATGTTcgtttttttaaaatgttttccttATCGCATTACTAACAAATACATTCGAAGTTCTGAGAAGAACGGAAGTGCTTCCTTTTAAAAAACCGTATTCGTTTGGCATCTTTGATATCTTTTGAAGTATTCGCAACATTTGTGTTTAAAAATGATATTATAGATTAGTGGAAATAAAGATTACGTGGTTGATTGACTCACTAAGCTCACATGTGGCTTACGCTTTATTGATTGTGTTCATGATTCGCATGAAAATCAATTTATGTAGCCCATGTGGCTTTTCCAAtaaaattccaataaaatgtacTTTTGCTTCCATTATTTGTCGGCAAAACGAAAAAGATAGTAAATACCATCTACCTATTACTCACCTCTAATAACTTTGAATCATTCTTGTGAATTTCTAGTGGAATATTATGAAATAGGTAACTGCTAGTCGAGGCACTGGTTTTGGCGTTCCATCTTGTTTCACTAGCTGTTCACAATATTTATATGAAATTTTTGCTATAATAAATACCCTCGAAGCTTACTCATTTGGCATGAGCGTAGACAGATTGAAATTGAATGGGGGTTGCCAGGCTTACAGTCCGTAGCGCGTCCCATTatgcacatacacacacacacatgtaaaGATAGAGGggacacaaaaataaaacaaatttaaaatgcgTATCCGGTATGCCGGTCAAGTAATTCATTATGTACACCgatatttacatttacatacatatgtatgtacatatgtacatcatgtccaatttatatacatacatagtaAGTTTTCGCTTTCTGGCTTTCGGAGCCTGTCTGCCCTGGCATAAATATTGAAGAGAGGCTCTCGTCTTTGTCACCTTGTTTATTATTCTCTCTTTTTATGCACtcttttatttacttatttattgttttgttattaTGAAAAGCGCGTCGAGGCAAATCACTCAGTCTGATGGGTTCAGACCGTAACGGACAATGGACTTGGGAGTGGAATCGAAGGGGGTGATGGGATCGGGACGGGATCATGGGAGTTGGGGCCGAGGGGCTCACCCATAACATtacaattaattaatcaataaattttGCAATCATTCTCGCATTTACTCACATTCCTCTGATCAAGGGAAATATATTACGTCTATATTAAGCAATGAGCACGTtgggaaaagaaaataaacaaagccaGAATTTAAGATAATTGTAATAATTGTTTAGCTTAATTAACACTGAGATAAACTGGCAGGCAGGCTCCATGTAAATTTGCAGTAATTGAATGAGAAAAAAACATTGAGCAGAAAGCACtttattatcatcatcatgTGAATAAAAACATCTTGGGCATGAAAATAAACGAGGAAATTAATTATAGTGTCTCTGAAAAGAGATTAAATACTTGCTGATCTTATGTTATCTATCTAATGTTATCTTTATTCATGATAAAAAATGAAGTTAATACCTGATTAAAACTgcataatacattttaatgttttcaatATTACTTTCTCAGCAATTTTTATCACACTTATGGgcttttcaaaaacaaagtttaacattatttttttttggttaatatattttttttaaattacttgCTTATAcattataaatacattataAATAAGTTAGAGCAACAAATGGTTCCTCGAAATATGATGAGAACTATTATTACAGAAATTTTTGGCTCAACAAGTTATAATTTATTCTATTGATGATCTACTACGTACAGAGATGAAAATCAGTTTCGTTCCCGTGCATTTCAACGCACTAAATACTTTTCTTTTATTCCGAATGTGCATCTGATATTGTTTGGGTATATGGgtatgcattttgcatttattttccgTAGATCCCTTCATCTCCACCACACCCTTTTCCCGCTCTCATACCATTattgattgtgtgtgtgtctaattAGAACTTCCAACTGCAGCTGCACCCataaaaaaggagaaaaaagtGGAAGAATTATATTGAAGTCACGTAACCATATTTGCCGATTTCATTATGGTGCATTCCCTTCCGTTAAATTGTACATTTAACCATTTTACACAATCGTCTGCAGTCGAGCAGGTAAATTGGTtcttattatttgattttgctTTATGGTTCAGTGATTCAGTGAGCTGCAGCTCTAAATCTGGAAATCATGTCATTCTTGTTTTGCGAAAATATTTGTGTTCAACTAATATAGAATTGTTAAAACAATATTAATTTCCACTGTCAGCTGCTTAAAAGCGCAAATTCATGGCAtctctttgaataattttccctttttgttGGCTCTTCTTTATGGTTTGGTGACTCTTCTGCAATAATCTTTTAATCAACCATCAGCAGCTAAagtacttaaatatttacatgaGCAGGGAAACAATGCACTGGTGAAACAAACCTAAGAGATGCAAGACTGACGGTCCTAATGGGCCATAATATGCGGGGTATTTCTGGCTGGCTTTCCATTTGGCTGAGTGCCATTTCCAGCTTTTACCATTTTACGAAGATACATATATCTTATAACTTATACATTTCTTTATCTGAGGATCAACACTTACGAATGGTTTTCATGTCTTTTCATATCTTTTGGTGACAGGCGTCGATGGACTTGCCACCGGATAAAGCAAAGTTGCTGCGGAACTATGATGACGAGAAGAAATGGGACATGATATGCGATCAAGTGAGTAACAAATTATTGTTAAGATTAATAAGATATAAGATATTTTttctcaaattaaatttgtttacactttaaacttttaaattgcaattcataattatgaataataaatgataataATGGGTTTTATGTATTAATCATATTCGTGAGCAAGcatgaaacatttttaaactaAAGGGCACTTTTGTGTTCTAAAGAATTGTTCATAATTATtaagattaaatattttatttttgatgtTTTACACATTGCACACTAAATTTAGCTAAAAACTCTTTGATATCAAAAGCATAACTTCCTGCTGGCATTTCGCAGATTGTGAGGCGGCAGTTTCATTCCCAGTTGAGCACTTTGGACCCATTCTTGGGCGCAGTTCAAGGGGGGGTGCTATACAATAGATGCATGGGTATGGATGCTGAGGGGGTCTTGTTGATGCCGACACCTTGAGCACTGACCTTTAGGCTGCACAAATGTGTGTAGGGTCGAATGGAGCAGGCGCCGCTCTAATTAAGCTCGACCAAATGGCTTTGCGCAATGGAATTGTGTGCGCGTAGGCCAGTTGGAATTTCAAAGGCGTCTATGCCTTGAGCAACTTTACGAAATTCTCTTTCAATTAGTAACTGCCAACTGGGGGTTGAGTAAAGATCAAGCAGGTCAACTCTGGAAAATCTTGATATCAAAGGTAGACAAAAGCTCTTGAGGTGACAATAAGTGTAATCTGTTGTTCTTGAGCAATTCATTTCCTCGAAACATATGTGATAAAAACGTTGGCTTAAGCATCTGTAAACACTATTctgtttaaatgtttttactTTTAAGCTGACGCACATTTATTGAGTTAGGCAATGCACTATTTTATACTATATTTATGCTAGGGAATCAAATTATCCGTAAACCTTAATAGCCAGCTGAACTTCGGAATTATTTTGAATTGTTTTTATCCGAGATTCGTTCCACAATAATTGCTGaaatgccataaataaattgtagGACATGTGTTTATCTGTCTAGATAGATAATTGCATATATATAGACACCGCATATCAACTTTGTCAATCATTATGCAGTGCGTGCCGTTTTGTGGCTCGCGCTTTTTGatgttcttgttttttttttttttgtttttcccgctTCGCACACTGTAGTCTTTAATGATATAAATTCGCTCGCTGAATCCAAAACACCAAAACATTTTGGCAATGAGAGCGACTCTAAATTGGTTTAGAATGGGGCAATAAATTGTATATGTACGAGTGTTATTTGCTATGTGGACAAAAATCCAGTTTGCGTGTTATGTTgattgctgctgtttttggaATATGACGAAACTATCAACGTGTGCGCCAGAGCGtgccttttatttttggtgGATTCTATCTATCtaaccatccatccatccatccaaccaaccaactaGCTATCTATCCATCTCACTTGTAACTGGGTCACTGAATTTTCAAGAGCTGCACCTAGGAAAATAACAACGGAAAACAACGGCGACGCCGAGCATAATATATTCGCCATCGGCATTTTGGTGGAGTAGCTctcaaaaacgaaaataaaaataaaaataaagatcCGAGGATGGAATGCTCAACACTCTTCGCAACTCCGGTACTCACGTCAAACATTTTTTGCCATACGATAAAATATCATAAACACCCAACACGatttgccgttgttgttggtgctttTATTCCTACGACTATTGTTGTTGGCCATGTCGTCGTCGGTCGCCGGTTCCTTAGCCGCCTTAGCATGCCTGCAACCCAGACCTGTTTTCCATAATTTAGACCCACTGCACTGTGGGTCAATAATTGGAAGTTTGATGGAAAAATTCCATTGGAGGTGAAATGAATAGCGTTTAAAGTTGTGCAAAAGGAGAAAGGCTTCAAAATCCACAAATCAAACTTATTATACCAAATTgccttaatttatttgcatttatattgTAATGTCCATTGTATTTAAAGAACGTGATTGTTTCCAAACAATTCTACGGCTTAATATGAAAGGAAATTAAAGTATGATTCATGATCATATAAAACGAACAATAAAACATGTATGTAGAAAGATAAATCAACTAAGCGAAGCCCAATTGAATAGATTTACATGCGGCACTTACGTATAAGAAAAGGGaaatgttttataaataaatttgtaagCATCCTTTATGGACTTTATTAGCTGCATTTTGCATATGCCCAGTCCACAGTTCCACTCCTAAGTTCGTCTAGTcatgaaaatgaatgaaaacgCAGCCCACTGACAGACGGACGCGGAGACAATGGGACGGACAGGTCCGGTGATGATGGTGTGGTGGTGGGATGGTGGGATGGCGGAGGCGAAGCTAGCCACTCGAGGACGTTGCGAGGAGTGTGTTGAGTTGAGGTGAGGCCAATCCCATGGACTCGGTCCTCGTCACATCTTCCTGTCTCTGTTGCCCAGTTGCTCTTCTCGCTCACAGtgacaaaatgcaaattattatGACGGCGATAATTGCAGTTTTTAATCGTTGGAGCCGCTTGCAGCGGTTTACATATCCgtatacgtatatatgtacatacgagTATAGGAGTATACTCTGTGCCTGTATGGAAGGCTGATATTTTTCTCCAGCTCTCTTTGACTGGGAAATAGAATCAAACTGGTTTTTCTCTAGCTGCAGTTCGAACCCGAACCCAAACGcaaacccaaaaccaaaacccacaCATAGTTTAGGTTGTAGTCATGCGTTGGCTGTTGGTGctgtttttgtggcttttggTGGCTGCCTTAGTTGTTGGCATAGTTAAACAAAACccataacaacaaaaaaaaaaagaaaaaaacaacaaacaacaggcCAAAACAAGTATACCACGCTTCATgcttaaaaatgtttagagTTAGGCAAGCCATCGATGCTTATGTGTTTTGGGGGATCCAAGACTCCGCCGAGGGGATTCGATTGCGGTAACATAAACATCTACGAAAATATGCAGTTAAAGCACagggggaaaaacaaaagtaaaagccGCTAAGTCTCGGTCTAGTGTTAATGCATGTGCCATCGATGAATATACCCACCGATCCTCCACCAGTTGCCCGATCACTGGCAGTTCATTGAACAGCGACTTGGGTAACTCCGGCAGAGATGATTTCAGGGGCCATTATAATGTGATAGAGGGAGCAATTAGTAATTAGGAAGCAAGAAAGGTGTTTCTGGTGTTAAAGCGTGAATATAACTGAAAGCGATTATTAAagtgtttgcaataaatatgtatagctgcttttatttttttttaaaacatgaCATAACTAGCCTGCCATATTTATCTGTAGAAGTTTTGCAAAACAAGAACTTACTTGCATCTATCGGCGGATATGACTTATCTGACTCGTTTGACCTTTGTCACCTGCCAGTCAGCCGTGTAACGAAAAATCAGTTGACATAAAGTTCAGTAGCTCAgcaggtttttttttgcccagttTCCGATTGTTACGTTCGAATCTTGAACATTGCAGCTTTATTGATGAATGAATGATgaactaatttaaattttcaattttttttataggaAATGGTGCAGGCAAAGGATCCGCCCTCACATTACTTGAGTAAACTGCGCACATATCTGGACCCAAAGGCATCAAGGAGTCATCGGGTAGGTTCAAGTTACTAAATCTACATCATTTCTAGTTTCCTGTAGTAGTTTCTGTAGTGTGGTTTCTggtggttaaaaaaaaaataaatataaacgaCTCTTTAATAAACTATTAGGCCAAGCTAATGAAAAACTAAAGTTAATAACCCGACTTAAAATCGAAATCTGTTGTTCCAATATTAATGTGTAAATTTCATTTCTCTACTCACAACACTGACAACACACCACAATCCACTATTCCCACACTCTTGTCTTTCCTGTTTCTTCCCAtgtctctctctctatttGTTTGTCTACCTCCTGGCACCTGCACTATCCCAAATCGAACCTCGTCCTGGTCCTCGTGCTGCTGACTCCATCAACTGCATCCTGTCTTCTGTTTCCGGCCTCCCGTCATCCTATCCTTCACTCTCTCTTTGTACACCTACAGCTTTATCTCTTCTACTTTCTTTGTCAGAAACGGAAAATGGTCGGCGAGTCCACGTCCACCCAGGTGCTCCGCGATCTGGAGATCTCGCTGCGCACGAACCACATCGAGTGGGTGAAGGAGTTCCTGGATGACACGAACCAGGGTCTGGACGCCCTGGTCGACTATCTCAGCTTCCGACTGCAGATGATGCGACACGAGCAGCGCCTTCAGGGTGTCTTGTGTGCCTCGGAGGAGCGTCTGAATCTCACAAACGGCGGCGATGGCGGTGAGATAGTGATGGGAAACAGTAGTTCTGTTAGTCctggtggaggtggtggttTACTATCACATGGAAACAGTACGGGACATGGTCTGGCCAATGGCACACTTGACTCGAGGCAGCAGCACACAATGTCCTATGGATTCCTACGACCTACCATTGCCGATGCTCTGGATAGTCCTAGTTTGAAGCGAAGGTCACGACATATTGCCAAATTAAACATGGGTGCCGCCACGGACGACATCCATGTGTCCATTATGTGCCTGCGAGCTATCATGAACAATAAGTATGGGTTCAACATGGTTATCCAGCATCGCGAGGCCATCAACTGCATTGCCTTGAGTCTTATCCACAAATCGCTGAGGACGAAAGCCCTGGTCCTGGAGCTGCTGGCAGCCATCTGTCTGGTAAAGGGAGGACACGAAATCATTTTGGGTTCGTTCGATAATTTTAAGGATGTGTGCCAGGAGAAGCGACGCTTCCAAACGCTCATGGAGTACTTTATGAACTTCGAGGCCTTTAACATAGATTTTATGGTTGCCTGCATGCAGTTCATGAACATCGTTGTCCACTCGGTGGAGGACATGAACTACAGGGTGCACTTACAGTACGAGTTTACAGCCCTGGGCTTGGATAAGTATCTGGAGCGAATTCGATTGACAGAATCGGAGGAACTGAAGGTGCAGATATCAGCCTATTTGGACAACGTCTTTGATGTTGCTGCCTTGATGGAGGATTCCGAGACAAAAACTTCAGCCCTGGAACGAGTCCAAGAGCTTGAGGATCAACTTGAGCGAGAAATAGATCGTAACTCAGAGTTCCTCTATAAGTATGCGGAATTAGAGTCCGAGAGTCTAACGCTGAAAACGGAACGCGAGCAGCTGGCTATGATTCGGCAGAAGCTGGAGGAGGAACTTACAGTGATGCAGCGAATGTTGCAGCACAACGAGCAGGAGCTGAAGAAACGGGACACACTGCTGCACACAAAGAACATGGAGCTGCAGACGCTTTCGCGTTCCCTGCCACGATCCGCCTCCAGCGGCGATGGTTCTCTGGCGAATGGTGGCCTCATGGCTGGTTCCACATCGGGGGCAGCCTCTCTAACATTGCCACCACCTCCGCCGCCAATGCCCGCCTCGCCTACTGCAAGTTCAGCTGCTCCTCCACCACCTCCGCCGCCAGCACCACCggctccaccaccaccgccgggCTTCAGTCCGCTGGGCAGTCCGAGCGGCAGCCTAGCCTCGACAGCGCCATCGCCGCCACATGCCCCGCCCATGCTAAGCTCCTTCCAACCGCCACCGCCTCCAGTGGCCGGCTTTATGCCCGCTCCCGATGGCGCCATGACCATCAAACGCAAGGTGCCCACTAAATACAAGTTGCCCACCTTGAACTGGATAGCACTAAAGCCTAATCAGGTAGGAACAAAGAGATGCACTATATAAactctttaattttaataccATTTAATTTATCCAGGTACGTGGTACAATATTCAACGAGCTGGATGACGAAAAGATCTTCAAGCAAATCGACTTCAATGAGTTTGAGGAGCGCTTCAAGATCGGGATTGGCGGTGCTTTGCGCAATGGTAGCAATGGAACCGAGGTCGATGGGTCGCTGCAGTCCAGCAAACGCTTCAAGAGGCCCGACAATGTCTCGCTGCTGGAGCACACGAGGTTAAGAAACATTGGTGAGTGTTCTGCATTATCTTGTATATATTTCTGTATCAACTGACTTTTTTTCTATGTTCGTTCCAAGCAATCTCCCGTCGCAAGCTGGGTATGCCCATTGATGATGTCAT is from Drosophila melanogaster chromosome 3L and encodes:
- the Frl gene encoding Formin-like, isoform C, translating into MGAVKSRTITSADVDADEQLQHPHSHAHHHSMRNGHQHNGSISSGTLQKQDLRYDIGCSSQYQHVRQPSLRSRSQQPMPTTDELDRRFAKVLASMDLPPDKAKLLRNYDDEKKWDMICDQEMVQAKDPPSHYLSKLRTYLDPKASRSHRKRKMVGESTSTQVLRDLEISLRTNHIEWVKEFLDDTNQGLDALVDYLSFRLQMMRHEQRLQGVLCASEERLNLTNGGDGGEIVMGNSSSVSPGGGGGLLSHGNSTGHGLANGTLDSRQQHTMSYGFLRPTIADALDSPSLKRRSRHIAKLNMGAATDDIHVSIMCLRAIMNNKYGFNMVIQHREAINCIALSLIHKSLRTKALVLELLAAICLVKGGHEIILGSFDNFKDVCQEKRRFQTLMEYFMNFEAFNIDFMVACMQFMNIVVHSVEDMNYRVHLQYEFTALGLDKYLERIRLTESEELKVQISAYLDNVFDVAALMEDSETKTSALERVQELEDQLEREIDRNSEFLYKYAELESESLTLKTEREQLAMIRQKLEEELTVMQRMLQHNEQELKKRDTLLHTKNMELQTLSRSLPRSASSGDGSLANGGLMAGSTSGAASLTLPPPPPPMPASPTASSAAPPPPPPPAPPAPPPPPGFSPLGSPSGSLASTAPSPPHAPPMLSSFQPPPPPVAGFMPAPDGAMTIKRKVPTKYKLPTLNWIALKPNQVRGTIFNELDDEKIFKQIDFNEFEERFKIGIGGALRNGSNGTEVDGSLQSSKRFKRPDNVSLLEHTRLRNIAISRRKLGMPIDDVIAAIHSLDLKKLSLENVELLQKMVPTDAEVKSYKEYIIERKDQQLLTEEDKFMLQLSRVERISSKLAIMNYMGNFVDSVHLISPQVQSIAGASTSLKQSRKFKAVLEIVLAFGNYLNSNKRGPAYGFKLQSLDTLIDTKSTDKRSSLLHYIVATIRAKFPELLNFESELYGTDKAASVALENVVADVQELEKGMDLVRKEAELRVKGAQTHILRDFLNNSEDKLKKIKSDLRHAQEAFKECVEYFGDSSRNADAAAFFALIVRFTRAFKQHDQENEQRLRLEKAAALAASKKENDQVLMRNKVNQKKQQLPSNGALSLQEAVINELKSKAHSVREKKLLQQDEVYNGALEDILLGLKSEPYRRADAVRRSQRRRIDNNRLSRTLEEMDC
- the Frl gene encoding Formin-like, isoform D, with the protein product MGAVKSRTITSADVDADEQLQHPHSHAHHHSMRNGHQHNGSISSGTLQKQDLRYDIGCSSQYQHVRQPSLRSRSQQPMPTTDELDRRFAKVLASMDLPPDKAKLLRNYDDEKKWDMICDQEMVQAKDPPSHYLSKLRTYLDPKASRSHRKRKMVGESTSTQVLRDLEISLRTNHIEWVKEFLDDTNQGLDALVDYLSFRLQMMRHEQRLQGVLCASEERLNLTNGGDGGEIVMGNSSSVSPGGGGGLLSHGNSTGHGLANGTLDSRQQHTMSYGFLRPTIADALDSPSLKRRSRHIAKLNMGAATDDIHVSIMCLRAIMNNKYGFNMVIQHREAINCIALSLIHKSLRTKALVLELLAAICLVKGGHEIILGSFDNFKDVCQEKRRFQTLMEYFMNFEAFNIDFMVACMQFMNIVVHSVEDMNYRVHLQYEFTALGLDKYLERIRLTESEELKVQISAYLDNVFDVAALMEDSETKTSALERVQELEDQLEREIDRNSEFLYKYAELESESLTLKTEREQLAMIRQKLEEELTVMQRMLQHNEQELKKRDTLLHTKNMELQTLSRSLPRSASSGDGSLANGGLMAGSTSGAASLTLPPPPPPMPASPTASSAAPPPPPPPAPPAPPPPPGFSPLGSPSGSLASTAPSPPHAPPMLSSFQPPPPPVAGFMPAPDGAMTIKRKVPTKYKLPTLNWIALKPNQVRGTIFNELDDEKIFKQIDFNEFEERFKIGIGGALRNGSNGTEVDGSLQSSKRFKRPDNVSLLEHTRLRNIAISRRKLGMPIDDVIAAIHSLDLKKLSLENVELLQKMVPTDAEVKSYKEYIIERKDQQLLTEEDKFMLQLSRVERISSKLAIMNYMGNFVDSVHLISPQVQSIAGASTSLKQSRKFKAVLEIVLAFGNYLNSNKRGPAYGFKLQSLDTLIDTKSTDKRSSLLHYIVATIRAKFPELLNFESELYGTDKAASVALENVVADVQELEKGMDLVRKEAELRVKGAQTHILRDFLNNSEDKLKKIKSDLRHAQEAFKECVEYFGDSSRNADAAAFFALIVRFTRAFKQHDQENEQRLRLEKAAALAASKKENDQVLMRNKVNQKKQQQIHCLLDFANQQQKQLAQS
- the Frl gene encoding Formin-like, isoform B, whose product is MGAVKSRTITSADVDADEQLQHPHSHAHHHSMRNGHQHNGSISSGTLQKQDLRYDIGCSSQYQHVRQPSLRSRSQQPMPTTDELDRRFAKVLASMDLPPDKAKLLRNYDDEKKWDMICDQEMVQAKDPPSHYLSKLRTYLDPKASRSHRKRKMVGESTSTQVLRDLEISLRTNHIEWVKEFLDDTNQGLDALVDYLSFRLQMMRHEQRLQGVLCASEERLNLTNGGDGGEIVMGNSSSVSPGGGGGLLSHGNSTGHGLANGTLDSRQQHTMSYGFLRPTIADALDSPSLKRRSRHIAKLNMGAATDDIHVSIMCLRAIMNNKYGFNMVIQHREAINCIALSLIHKSLRTKALVLELLAAICLVKGGHEIILGSFDNFKDVCQEKRRFQTLMEYFMNFEAFNIDFMVACMQFMNIVVHSVEDMNYRVHLQYEFTALGLDKYLERIRLTESEELKVQISAYLDNVFDVAALMEDSETKTSALERVQELEDQLEREIDRNSEFLYKYAELESESLTLKTEREQLAMIRQKLEEELTVMQRMLQHNEQELKKRDTLLHTKNMELQTLSRSLPRSASSGDGSLANGGLMAGSTSGAASLTLPPPPPPMPASPTASSAAPPPPPPPAPPAPPPPPGFSPLGSPSGSLASTAPSPPHAPPMLSSFQPPPPPVAGFMPAPDGAMTIKRKVPTKYKLPTLNWIALKPNQVRGTIFNELDDEKIFKQIDFNEFEERFKIGIGGALRNGSNGTEVDGSLQSSKRFKRPDNVSLLEHTRLRNIAISRRKLGMPIDDVIAAIHSLDLKKLSLENVELLQKMVPTDAEVKSYKEYIIERKDQQLLTEEDKFMLQLSRVERISSKLAIMNYMGNFVDSVHLISPQVQSIAGASTSLKQSRKFKAVLEIVLAFGNYLNSNKRGPAYGFKLQSLDTLIDTKSTDKRSSLLHYIVATIRAKFPELLNFESELYGTDKAASVALENVVADVQELEKGMDLVRKEAELRVKGAQTHILRDFLNNSEDKLKKIKSDLRHAQEAFKECVEYFGDSSRNADAAAFFALIVRFTRAFKQHDQENEQRLRLEKAAALAASKKENDQVLMRNKVNQKKQQEAVINELKSKAHSVREKKLLQQDEVYNGALEDILLGLKSEPYRRADAVRRSQRRRIDNNRLSRTLEEMDC
- the Frl gene encoding Formin-like, isoform A, coding for MGAVKSRTITSADVDADEQLQHPHSHAHHHSMRNGHQHNGSISSGTLQKQDLRYDIGCSSQYQHVRQPSLRSRSQQPMPTTDELDRRFAKVLASMDLPPDKAKLLRNYDDEKKWDMICDQEMVQAKDPPSHYLSKLRTYLDPKASRSHRLYLFYFLCQKRKMVGESTSTQVLRDLEISLRTNHIEWVKEFLDDTNQGLDALVDYLSFRLQMMRHEQRLQGVLCASEERLNLTNGGDGGEIVMGNSSSVSPGGGGGLLSHGNSTGHGLANGTLDSRQQHTMSYGFLRPTIADALDSPSLKRRSRHIAKLNMGAATDDIHVSIMCLRAIMNNKYGFNMVIQHREAINCIALSLIHKSLRTKALVLELLAAICLVKGGHEIILGSFDNFKDVCQEKRRFQTLMEYFMNFEAFNIDFMVACMQFMNIVVHSVEDMNYRVHLQYEFTALGLDKYLERIRLTESEELKVQISAYLDNVFDVAALMEDSETKTSALERVQELEDQLEREIDRNSEFLYKYAELESESLTLKTEREQLAMIRQKLEEELTVMQRMLQHNEQELKKRDTLLHTKNMELQTLSRSLPRSASSGDGSLANGGLMAGSTSGAASLTLPPPPPPMPASPTASSAAPPPPPPPAPPAPPPPPGFSPLGSPSGSLASTAPSPPHAPPMLSSFQPPPPPVAGFMPAPDGAMTIKRKVPTKYKLPTLNWIALKPNQVRGTIFNELDDEKIFKQIDFNEFEERFKIGIGGALRNGSNGTEVDGSLQSSKRFKRPDNVSLLEHTRLRNIAISRRKLGMPIDDVIAAIHSLDLKKLSLENVELLQKMVPTDAEVKSYKEYIIERKDQQLLTEEDKFMLQLSRVERISSKLAIMNYMGNFVDSVHLISPQVQSIAGASTSLKQSRKFKAVLEIVLAFGNYLNSNKRGPAYGFKLQSLDTLIDTKSTDKRSSLLHYIVATIRAKFPELLNFESELYGTDKAASVALENVVADVQELEKGMDLVRKEAELRVKGAQTHILRDFLNNSEDKLKKIKSDLRHAQEAFKECVEYFGDSSRNADAAAFFALIVRFTRAFKQHDQENEQRLRLEKAAALAASKKENDQVLMRNKVNQKKQQLPSNGALSLQEAVINELKSKAHSVREKKLLQQDEVYNGALEDILLGLKSEPYRRADAVRRSQRRRIDNNRLSRTLEEMDC